One window from the genome of Chroococcidiopsis sp. TS-821 encodes:
- a CDS encoding sedoheptulose 7-phosphate cyclase → MSAKWSVKTQLPVHYTVFESFDLFNPENNALLFDGQNSSLQSLRRVVVVDDYVERLHGERIHQYFQYHEIEYRLLSLSVSEDNKSMDTVFQVVEELNAFEVSRRSEPVIAIGGGVLMDIVGLAANLFRRGIPYIRVPTTLLGVVDAAIGAKTAVNFQGHKNRIGTFYPPLAAILDTTLLQTLSDRQISNGIAEILKIALVKDAELFELLEKHGAAMLSSKCQNPEAVPIIRRSVQGMLEDLESNLWEEKLERLVDYGHTFCPTLELKAVPKLLHGEAVAVDMAISVMLAYQRSLVTYQEVERVYNFMRSVRLPLLHPICTPELLYAALQSTTKHRNGLQRFPLTVGIGAAQFFHDITYEEIKTAVKAIAQLEPDAARQTSPDTLLNGGDPCTQVSSL, encoded by the coding sequence ATGAGTGCCAAGTGGTCAGTCAAGACACAATTACCAGTTCATTACACTGTATTTGAGAGTTTCGACCTGTTCAATCCTGAAAACAACGCACTGTTGTTCGACGGGCAGAATTCAAGCCTACAGTCTTTGCGTCGGGTCGTTGTTGTAGATGACTATGTCGAACGGCTTCATGGAGAACGCATTCACCAGTATTTTCAATATCACGAAATTGAATATCGTCTTTTATCACTTTCTGTATCTGAAGACAATAAGTCGATGGATACAGTTTTTCAAGTTGTTGAAGAACTAAATGCGTTTGAAGTTTCGCGGCGTTCAGAACCTGTCATTGCGATCGGCGGTGGCGTTTTAATGGATATTGTTGGCTTAGCGGCAAACCTTTTCCGACGGGGTATTCCCTACATTCGGGTTCCGACAACATTGTTAGGCGTTGTCGATGCAGCGATTGGTGCCAAAACAGCGGTAAATTTCCAAGGTCATAAAAACCGGATCGGTACATTTTATCCGCCACTCGCCGCTATCCTGGATACAACGCTGTTACAAACATTAAGCGACAGACAAATTAGTAACGGTATTGCAGAGATTCTCAAAATTGCACTTGTTAAAGATGCAGAATTATTTGAGCTATTAGAAAAACATGGCGCAGCCATGCTGAGCAGCAAGTGCCAAAATCCCGAAGCCGTACCTATTATTCGGCGATCGGTGCAAGGAATGTTAGAAGATCTAGAGTCAAATCTTTGGGAGGAAAAACTCGAAAGACTTGTAGACTACGGTCATACCTTCTGTCCAACGCTAGAGCTAAAAGCAGTCCCAAAACTTTTACACGGGGAAGCTGTTGCAGTGGATATGGCAATTTCTGTAATGCTTGCCTATCAAAGAAGTCTAGTAACTTATCAAGAAGTCGAGCGCGTTTATAACTTTATGCGCAGCGTGCGGTTGCCGTTACTGCATCCGATTTGTACGCCTGAACTGCTATACGCAGCATTGCAAAGTACTACAAAACACCGTAACGGATTGCAGCGCTTTCCGTTAACCGTAGGAATTGGTGCAGCACAATTTTTCCACGATATTACTTACGAGGAAATTAAAACAGCCGTAAAAGCGATCGCGCAATTAGAACCGGACGCAGCGAGGCAAACTTCACCGGACACTTTGCTCAACGGAGGAGACCCCTGCACGCAAGTGTCCTCTTTGTAA
- a CDS encoding O-methyltransferase has product MTTVNETIEYNEQLSQYIRNLFVVEDETLQQIRDRPPKEGLPPHDINPEEGRFLQLLVRASNAKSAVEFGTLVGYSSIWIARGLAPGGKLFTFEKEPMCVDIAKENFAKANVAHQIEILCGDAHALVDSIASQGPFDFVFIDAEKTGYIDYFDWALENTRSGGLIVAHNVFLHRTILDADTTDEGVKAMQMFHKHVATSNRVMSTVFPAGDGTLVAVTA; this is encoded by the coding sequence ATGACTACAGTCAACGAGACGATCGAATACAACGAGCAACTGAGCCAATATATTCGCAACTTGTTTGTTGTTGAAGATGAAACCTTACAACAAATTCGCGATCGCCCACCCAAAGAGGGCTTACCTCCCCACGATATCAATCCAGAGGAAGGGCGCTTTCTGCAACTACTCGTCCGTGCCAGCAATGCCAAATCCGCAGTCGAATTTGGTACACTCGTCGGCTATAGCAGCATTTGGATCGCCCGCGGCTTAGCACCAGGAGGTAAACTATTTACCTTCGAAAAAGAACCGATGTGCGTAGATATTGCGAAAGAGAATTTTGCCAAAGCTAATGTGGCGCACCAAATAGAAATTCTTTGTGGCGACGCGCACGCATTAGTTGATTCTATTGCTAGTCAAGGACCTTTTGATTTCGTATTCATCGATGCGGAAAAAACGGGCTACATTGATTACTTTGATTGGGCGTTAGAAAATACTCGTTCTGGTGGGTTGATCGTTGCTCATAACGTATTCCTCCACCGCACTATCTTGGATGCGGATACAACCGATGAAGGAGTCAAAGCGATGCAAATGTTCCACAAACACGTTGCTACTTCTAACCGTGTCATGAGTACCGTATTTCCGGCTGGAGATGGAACGCTTGTTGCGGTAACTGCCTAA
- a CDS encoding ATP-grasp domain-containing protein, with amino-acid sequence MKSRQTPRERTFALLKSLGTLSLLLLAFPFSLSAVVGALLWSSLASLFQKRRVQAEPKRILLTGAKMTKCLTLARSFHAAGHQVVMVETHKYWLSGNRFSNCVEAFYTVPAPQHDAEGYIQGLLNIVKQEKIDMFIPVSSPVASYYDSLAKPALSPYCEVFAFDAETTKLLDNKFTFNQKAHSVGLSAPKTFLITNPEQVLNFDFAADGSQYILKSIAYDSINRLALLKLPCAPQKMAEYVRSLPISEENPWIMQEFLKGQEYCTHAVVRDGKLLLYACSKSCDFLVNYEHDYNPAILDWVTRFVKELNLTGQICLDFIQAEDGTVYPIECNPRTSTCITMFHDQPKVVADAYLSSGAQASKEPVQPLPDSKPTYWTFHELWRLLTKVKSWKDLQYRLGIIFNGVDPVFHPRDPLPFLGVNHWQIPLLILNNVRQLKGWERIDFNIGKLVQLGGD; translated from the coding sequence ATGAAATCACGACAAACTCCCCGCGAGCGAACTTTTGCTTTGCTCAAAAGCCTTGGAACTCTGAGTTTACTTTTATTGGCTTTTCCCTTTTCTTTGAGCGCTGTTGTTGGCGCGCTGCTATGGAGTTCGCTCGCCAGCTTATTTCAAAAGCGCCGCGTGCAGGCGGAACCCAAACGGATTTTACTGACTGGTGCCAAGATGACAAAGTGCTTAACATTGGCGCGATCGTTTCACGCGGCTGGGCATCAGGTTGTCATGGTAGAGACCCACAAGTACTGGTTGTCGGGCAATCGGTTTTCTAACTGCGTAGAAGCATTCTACACCGTGCCTGCACCACAACACGACGCTGAAGGCTACATTCAAGGGCTGTTGAACATTGTCAAGCAAGAAAAAATTGATATGTTCATTCCCGTATCTAGCCCAGTTGCTAGCTACTACGACTCCTTGGCAAAACCCGCACTATCGCCTTATTGTGAGGTATTTGCTTTTGACGCTGAAACGACCAAGTTGCTAGACAACAAGTTTACTTTCAACCAAAAAGCGCATTCTGTCGGGTTGTCTGCACCGAAAACCTTCTTGATTACAAATCCAGAACAAGTCCTTAACTTCGACTTCGCCGCTGACGGTAGCCAGTATATTCTCAAAAGTATTGCTTACGACTCAATTAACCGCTTAGCATTGCTCAAGTTGCCTTGCGCGCCCCAAAAAATGGCAGAGTACGTTCGCAGTTTGCCAATCAGCGAGGAAAATCCCTGGATTATGCAGGAATTTCTCAAAGGGCAAGAGTACTGTACTCATGCTGTCGTTCGAGATGGAAAGTTACTGCTTTACGCATGTTCCAAATCTTGCGACTTTTTAGTCAACTACGAACACGACTACAATCCAGCGATTCTCGATTGGGTGACGCGCTTTGTTAAAGAACTTAACCTGACAGGGCAAATTTGCTTGGACTTCATTCAAGCAGAAGATGGCACGGTGTATCCAATTGAGTGCAATCCGCGAACGAGTACTTGTATTACGATGTTCCATGACCAGCCGAAGGTAGTAGCGGATGCTTACCTCAGCAGTGGTGCGCAAGCATCAAAAGAACCTGTGCAGCCATTACCTGATAGTAAACCAACTTATTGGACATTTCACGAGCTTTGGCGATTACTGACAAAAGTCAAATCTTGGAAAGATCTACAGTATCGGCTCGGTATTATTTTCAATGGCGTAGATCCAGTTTTTCATCCCCGCGATCCTCTGCCATTTCTGGGAGTCAATCACTGGCAAATTCCTTTACTCATTCTCAACAATGTACGTCAACTAAAAGGTTGGGAACGCATCGACTTTAACATTGGCAAGCTGGTGCAGTTGGGAGGCGATTGA
- a CDS encoding methyltransferase produces MTTTLTHKTNNMEAKKKVFGMIQAFWESQCLYVATRLDIFNILSEGPQNIETLAEKTATKADKLYVILRALGHLGVLEEQPGRIFAATEVSDLLVTNAGPSIGHFAMHIIEPAQWDAWKELETCLHTGEVPFERANGKTVYEFTRDEEWSGDVFIKAMSFLTDHAVDALLDVFDFSRFGTVMDVGGGQGGLIAKIVKRYGCKGILFDLPYVTETAPAYIEKQGVAADAIQIVTGDVFQGLPTGADAIVMKYFLSSWKDEDALKILSHCREALPKHGKVVLLQCLVPDLGEPTVCPDGIIPSLFATQIMVAVPGGAWRTQKEYERLFTASGFQLENVVHTGTNLSALEFGLVD; encoded by the coding sequence ATGACAACAACACTTACTCACAAAACCAATAACATGGAAGCCAAAAAGAAAGTCTTTGGCATGATTCAAGCTTTCTGGGAAAGCCAATGTTTATACGTAGCCACGCGCTTAGATATTTTTAATATATTGTCCGAAGGTCCGCAAAATATTGAAACTCTAGCAGAAAAAACTGCAACCAAAGCAGACAAACTCTACGTTATTCTGCGTGCTTTAGGGCACTTAGGTGTTTTAGAAGAACAGCCAGGAAGAATTTTTGCTGCTACTGAAGTGTCCGATCTGCTTGTGACAAATGCGGGACCTTCGATTGGGCATTTTGCAATGCATATTATAGAACCAGCACAGTGGGACGCTTGGAAGGAGTTAGAAACGTGTTTGCACACCGGTGAAGTGCCGTTTGAGCGTGCTAATGGCAAGACAGTTTACGAGTTCACGCGAGATGAAGAATGGAGTGGCGATGTTTTTATCAAAGCCATGAGTTTTTTAACCGATCATGCGGTTGATGCTTTGCTCGATGTTTTTGACTTTAGCCGCTTTGGTACAGTAATGGATGTCGGTGGCGGTCAAGGTGGACTCATTGCTAAAATTGTCAAGCGCTATGGCTGTAAAGGTATCTTGTTTGACTTGCCGTATGTGACAGAGACAGCACCCGCATATATTGAAAAGCAAGGCGTTGCGGCTGATGCTATCCAAATCGTCACAGGGGATGTTTTTCAAGGGTTGCCAACTGGGGCGGATGCAATCGTAATGAAGTATTTTCTGTCTTCATGGAAAGATGAGGATGCGCTGAAAATATTAAGTCATTGTCGAGAAGCACTGCCAAAACACGGCAAGGTCGTTTTATTACAATGTCTTGTTCCCGATTTGGGCGAGCCAACAGTTTGTCCTGATGGTATTATTCCATCACTGTTTGCAACCCAAATTATGGTGGCAGTTCCTGGCGGTGCATGGCGCACTCAAAAGGAATATGAACGCTTGTTTACAGCGAGTGGTTTTCAACTAGAGAACGTCGTACATACGGGAACGAATCTCTCAGCACTTGAATTTGGTTTAGTTGATTAA